The genomic interval TATTCCGATCGCCTTCGTGTGGAACGGCTCCCAGATCGTGGTCTGCACCACGAAGAACGCCCCGAAGCTGCCCTCGCTGCGGCACAATCCTCAGGTCGCGCTGACCATCGACACCGAGGTGCATCCGCCCAAGATCCTGCTCATCCGCGGCCGCGTGGACGAGCTGGACGTGGTGGACGGCATCCCGGCCGAATACCTGCAGATGAACGGCAGCTACGAGATGACGCCCGAGCAGCGGGTCGAATGGGAGGCCGAGGTCCGCTCGCTCTACGACGGCATGGTCCGGGTCGTGATCACCCCGACCTGGGTCAAGCTCATCGACTTCGACACCACGCTGCCCAGCGCGGTCGAGGAACTGGTCCGGCAGCGAGCCGAGCGCCAGCACGCCTGACACCGGCGAGAATCACCCGTAGCGAACCGAGGAGAACATCATGGCCAAGTACCTGCTGCTCAAGCACTACCGGGGCGCCCCGGCGCCGGTCAACGACGTGCCGATGGACCGTTGGACGCCCGAGGAGGTCACCGCGCACATGCGGTACATGCGGGATTTCATCGAGCGGCTCGAGGCCACCGGCGAGTTCGTCGACAGTCAGGCGCTGTCCCCGCAGGGCGTCTTCGTCCGCTCGGACGGCGAGGGGCGCGCGCCGATCACCGACGGCCCGTTCGCGGAGACCAAGGACCTGATCGCCGGATGGGTGATCATCGACGTCGAGACCTACGAGCGGGCACTGGAACTGGCCGGGGAGCTGTCCGCGGCGCCGGGCGCGGGCGGTGAGCCGATCCGGGAGTGGCTCGAGATCCGGCCGTTCTTCACCGAATTGCCCACGGTCACCGAATGAACGAGGCATTGCTGCGGGAACTGGTGCCCGCGGTGATCGGCGTCCTCGTCCGCCGCGGCGCCGATTTCGCCGCGGCCGAGGACGCCGTGCAGGAGGCGCTGATCCGGGCATTGGAGACGTGGCCGGACGATCCGCCGCGAGATGCCAAGGGGTGGCTCGTCGCGGTGGCGTGGCGCAAGTTCCTCGATGCCACGCGGGCCGAAACCGCCCGGCGCGGAAGGGAACTCGCCGTGGAGGTCGAGCCCCCGGCGGGGCCGGTGCCCGCCACCGACGACACACTGTGGCTGTATTTCCTGTGCGCGCACCCCGCCCTGCCGCCGGGTTCGGCCGTCGCGTTGACCTTGCGCGCGGTCGGCGGCCTCACGACCCGGCAGATCGCCACGGCCTATCTCGTCCCGGAAGCGACCATGGCGCAACGGATCAGCCGGGCCAAGCGGCGCCTCGCGGGCCTGCCGCTGGACCGGCCCGGTGACCTCGCGACGGTGCTGCGCGTGCTCTACCTGGTCTTCAACGAGGGCTACGGCGGGGACGTCGACCTGGCGGCCGAGGCCATCCGCCTGACCCGCCAGCTCGCGGCCACGACCGACGAGCCCGAGGTGTCGGGGCTGCTCGCGCTGATGCTGCTGCATCACGCCCGCCGGGCGTCTCGCACCGGAGCCGACGGTCGCCTGGTGCCGCTCGCCGAACAGGACCGAAACCGGTGGGACACCGCGACAATCGCCGAGGGCGTGGCGATTCTGCAGGCCGCGCTGGCCCGCGACCGGCTGGGCGAGTATCAGGCCCAGGCCGCGATCGCCGCCCTGCACGCCGACGCGCCCAGCACCGCCGAGACGGACTGGATCCAGATCGTGGAGTGGTACGACGAACTGCTCCGGCTGACCGACAGCCCGGTGGTACGGCTGAACCGCGCGGTGGCGGTCGGCGAGGCCGACGGCCCCCGCGCCGGACTGGCCGCCCTCGCCGAACTCGACCCGGACCTGCCGCGCCACACCGCGGCCCGCGCCTACCTCCACGAACGCGCCGGCGACCTGGAACAGGCCGCCGCCCTCTACGTCGCGGCCGCCCGGGCCGCCACCACCCTCGCCGAACACGCCCACCTCACCCGTGCGGCAGCCCGCGTCCACCAACAACTCCGACCCTGAGCCCGGCTGTCCGTTTCGTTCAAGACCGGGGTGGGGCGGGTCTGGTCGACTGGGCGCATGACTCCTCGTATCAATGCCGTCACGCTCGGGGTGAGCGATCTCGAGCGGG from Nocardia wallacei carries:
- a CDS encoding RNA polymerase sigma factor; the protein is MNEALLRELVPAVIGVLVRRGADFAAAEDAVQEALIRALETWPDDPPRDAKGWLVAVAWRKFLDATRAETARRGRELAVEVEPPAGPVPATDDTLWLYFLCAHPALPPGSAVALTLRAVGGLTTRQIATAYLVPEATMAQRISRAKRRLAGLPLDRPGDLATVLRVLYLVFNEGYGGDVDLAAEAIRLTRQLAATTDEPEVSGLLALMLLHHARRASRTGADGRLVPLAEQDRNRWDTATIAEGVAILQAALARDRLGEYQAQAAIAALHADAPSTAETDWIQIVEWYDELLRLTDSPVVRLNRAVAVGEADGPRAGLAALAELDPDLPRHTAARAYLHERAGDLEQAAALYVAAARAATTLAEHAHLTRAAARVHQQLRP
- a CDS encoding pyridoxamine 5'-phosphate oxidase family protein; the protein is MQQNEITAILNHPTSQELLARDLLRMAYVAKDGTPRNIPIAFVWNGSQIVVCTTKNAPKLPSLRHNPQVALTIDTEVHPPKILLIRGRVDELDVVDGIPAEYLQMNGSYEMTPEQRVEWEAEVRSLYDGMVRVVITPTWVKLIDFDTTLPSAVEELVRQRAERQHA
- a CDS encoding YciI family protein, which translates into the protein MAKYLLLKHYRGAPAPVNDVPMDRWTPEEVTAHMRYMRDFIERLEATGEFVDSQALSPQGVFVRSDGEGRAPITDGPFAETKDLIAGWVIIDVETYERALELAGELSAAPGAGGEPIREWLEIRPFFTELPTVTE